A window from Cryobacterium sp. SO1 encodes these proteins:
- the smpB gene encoding SsrA-binding protein SmpB, with translation MPREKGEKVVATNRKARHDYLIEDTYEAGMVLSGTEVKSLRAGRASLVDGYAFIESGEAWLDAVHIPEYTAGTWTNHPPRRKRKLLLHKQEIIKISHKTKEGGYTLIPLKIYFSDGKAKVEIAVAKGKKEFDKRQTLRERQDKRESDRAISARRNLGD, from the coding sequence GTGCCCAGGGAAAAAGGCGAGAAGGTCGTTGCGACCAATCGCAAGGCGCGCCACGACTACCTCATCGAGGATACGTACGAGGCCGGAATGGTGCTCAGCGGCACCGAGGTGAAGTCGTTGCGGGCCGGGCGGGCGTCGCTCGTCGACGGATATGCGTTCATCGAGTCCGGCGAGGCGTGGCTGGATGCCGTGCACATTCCGGAGTACACCGCCGGCACCTGGACGAACCACCCGCCCCGTCGCAAGCGAAAGCTGCTGCTGCACAAGCAGGAGATCATCAAGATCAGCCACAAGACCAAGGAGGGTGGTTACACCCTCATTCCGCTGAAGATCTATTTCAGCGACGGCAAGGCCAAGGTCGAGATCGCGGTGGCCAAGGGTAAAAAGGAATTCGACAAACGCCAGACCCTGCGCGAACGCCAGGACAAGCGCGAGTCCGACCGAGCCATCTCCGCCCGCCGTAACCTCGGCGACTAG
- the ftsX gene encoding permease-like cell division protein FtsX — translation MRLGLVLSEASNGLRRNASMVVSVVLVTFISLTFVGAAILMQMQIGQMKNFWYDRAQVGIYMCTAISPGETCTAGEASQEQIDSVEAQLQSPTLTTFIDKYYFETHEQAFENFKTQFAGNPVADYVTADQLNQTFWVNLTNPADSDVLVESLSGVAGVENVADQRKYLDQIFSVLNVASYTAIGIASLMLVAAALLIATTIRLSAFSRRKELGIMRLVGASNRFIQTPFILEGVFAALLGSLLAGGAIVAIVHYFVQGYLGVSLSGFALVGLDDAFTVVPILLVLGAALAAASANFAITRYLKV, via the coding sequence ATGAGACTCGGACTTGTGCTTTCCGAAGCATCCAACGGCCTGCGCCGCAACGCCTCGATGGTCGTTTCGGTCGTTCTGGTCACGTTCATCTCGCTGACCTTCGTCGGAGCGGCGATCCTCATGCAGATGCAGATCGGCCAGATGAAGAACTTCTGGTACGACCGCGCACAGGTGGGCATCTACATGTGCACCGCCATCTCGCCGGGGGAGACCTGCACGGCCGGCGAGGCCAGCCAGGAGCAGATCGACTCGGTGGAGGCGCAGCTGCAGTCCCCGACGCTGACGACCTTCATCGACAAGTACTACTTTGAGACCCACGAGCAGGCGTTCGAGAACTTCAAGACGCAGTTCGCGGGCAACCCCGTGGCCGACTATGTGACGGCCGATCAGCTCAACCAGACCTTCTGGGTGAACCTGACCAACCCCGCGGACTCCGACGTGCTGGTGGAGAGCCTCTCCGGTGTCGCCGGTGTCGAGAACGTTGCCGACCAACGCAAGTACCTCGACCAGATCTTCTCGGTGCTGAACGTGGCCAGTTACACGGCCATCGGGATCGCGTCGCTGATGCTCGTGGCGGCGGCCCTGCTGATCGCCACGACCATCCGGCTGTCGGCCTTCTCCAGGCGCAAGGAGCTCGGCATCATGCGGTTGGTGGGCGCGTCGAACCGGTTCATCCAAACTCCGTTCATCCTCGAGGGTGTCTTCGCGGCGCTGTTGGGATCGCTGCTGGCCGGTGGTGCGATCGTGGCGATCGTGCACTACTTCGTGCAGGGCTATCTGGGCGTCAGCCTGAGCGGATTCGCCCTGGTCGGCCTCGATGATGCGTTCACCGTGGTGCCCATTCTGTTGGTCCTCGGTGCGGCGCTGGCCGCGGCGTCGGCCAACTTCGCGATCACCCGCTATCTGAAGGTCTGA
- the ftsE gene encoding cell division ATP-binding protein FtsE, producing the protein MIRFDHITKKYPGTNRPALNSIDVEILRGEFVFLVGASGSGKSSCLRLMLKEEKPSSGSIHVLGQDLRSISNRKVPYFRRNLGVVFQDFRLLPNKTVYDNVAFSLQVIGKSRGYIQEAVPDTLHMVGLAEKAQRLPHELSGGEQQRVAIARAIVNKPQIVLADEPTGNLDPTTSAEIMSLLARINAGGTTVIMATHEAGIVDKMKRRVIELSAGQIVRDERQGGYATAAIPMVLAPGERAASRSSRMPTTASSAGPITDQTPVEPFTHPAPEVLPQQVASAEVEAAAVAVNTAPPTVPAETVAETAAPTAAPTAAQSVPAAETRPAVAENVPAFAPAPPAPPAPLAPRADAPAAVTPRSDAESPVEPPTSTMSRPVLPVTQHDEPEQLTLAEKLGLRAPGEKPDPTSEQNVGPTR; encoded by the coding sequence ATGATCCGATTTGATCACATCACCAAGAAATATCCCGGTACGAACCGTCCGGCCCTGAACTCAATCGACGTCGAGATTCTTCGCGGCGAATTTGTCTTCCTGGTCGGGGCTTCGGGCTCGGGTAAGTCCAGCTGCCTTCGCTTGATGTTGAAGGAGGAGAAGCCGTCCAGCGGAAGCATTCACGTGCTCGGCCAGGACCTGCGCTCCATCTCCAACCGCAAGGTGCCGTACTTCCGCCGCAACCTCGGGGTCGTCTTCCAGGACTTCCGCCTGCTGCCGAACAAGACCGTCTACGACAACGTTGCGTTCAGCCTGCAGGTGATCGGCAAGTCTCGCGGGTACATCCAGGAGGCCGTGCCCGACACCCTGCACATGGTGGGGCTGGCCGAGAAGGCGCAGCGGCTGCCGCACGAACTCTCCGGTGGTGAGCAGCAGCGTGTGGCGATCGCCCGCGCGATCGTGAACAAGCCGCAGATCGTTCTGGCCGACGAGCCGACCGGTAACCTCGACCCGACCACCAGTGCCGAGATCATGTCGCTGCTGGCTCGGATCAACGCCGGCGGTACCACGGTGATCATGGCCACGCACGAGGCGGGCATCGTCGACAAGATGAAGCGCCGCGTGATCGAACTCTCCGCGGGCCAGATCGTGCGTGACGAGCGCCAGGGCGGTTACGCCACCGCGGCCATCCCGATGGTGCTTGCGCCGGGCGAACGGGCCGCGTCCCGGTCGTCGCGGATGCCGACAACGGCATCGAGCGCCGGGCCGATCACCGATCAGACCCCGGTCGAGCCGTTCACCCACCCCGCGCCCGAGGTGCTGCCCCAGCAGGTGGCATCGGCAGAGGTCGAGGCCGCCGCCGTCGCGGTGAACACCGCTCCGCCGACTGTTCCCGCAGAGACCGTCGCCGAGACCGCGGCACCGACCGCCGCACCGACCGCCGCACAGTCCGTGCCGGCAGCCGAGACCCGGCCTGCCGTTGCAGAGAACGTGCCGGCCTTTGCGCCTGCTCCGCCTGCTCCGCCTGCGCCGCTTGCGCCGCGAGCCGACGCTCCCGCTGCGGTCACCCCGCGGTCGGATGCTGAGTCTCCGGTTGAACCGCCGACCTCCACGATGTCCAGGCCGGTCCTTCCGGTCACCCAGCACGACGAACCAGAACAGCTCACCCTGGCCGAGAAACTCGGCCTGCGCGCTCCGGGCGAAAAGCCCGACCCGACCAGTGAGCAGAACGTAGGACCCACCCGATGA
- the prfB gene encoding peptide chain release factor 2: MIELDFSEQIAALRATFDDIRSVIDMDRLRLDIAELNDAAGAPDLWNDSEHAQKVTSDLSHRQSELKRIESIESRLNDLEVLVELANAEGDQESAEEATAELKSVQKVLGDLEVHTLLNGEFDPNPAVITIRAGAGGVDAADFAEMLLRMYLRWAEQHDYTTNVLDVSYAEEAGIKSATFEVNAPYAFGTLSVEAGTHRLVRMSPFNSAGKRQTSFAAVEVVPLIEQAEAVEIPDNDIRVDVFRSSGPGGQSVNTTDSAVRITHLPTGLVVSCQNEKSQIQNRAAAMRVLASRLLLLQREQEAATKKEFAGIITASWGDQMRSYVLAPYQMVKDLRTEYEVNNPSNVFDGDLDGFIAAGIRWRKTPTD, translated from the coding sequence ATGATTGAGTTGGATTTCTCTGAGCAGATCGCCGCGCTGCGGGCCACGTTTGACGACATCCGGTCGGTGATCGACATGGACAGGCTGCGCCTGGACATTGCCGAACTGAACGATGCGGCGGGTGCCCCCGACCTGTGGAACGACTCCGAGCACGCCCAAAAGGTGACCAGCGACCTCAGTCACCGCCAGAGCGAGCTCAAGCGCATCGAGAGCATCGAGTCGCGCCTGAACGACCTCGAGGTGCTCGTGGAGCTGGCCAACGCCGAGGGCGACCAGGAGTCGGCCGAGGAGGCCACCGCCGAGTTGAAGAGCGTGCAGAAGGTGCTCGGCGACCTCGAGGTGCACACCCTGCTCAACGGCGAGTTCGACCCGAACCCGGCCGTGATCACCATCCGTGCCGGTGCCGGCGGGGTGGATGCCGCCGACTTCGCCGAGATGCTGCTGCGGATGTACCTGCGCTGGGCCGAGCAGCACGACTACACCACCAATGTGCTCGACGTGAGCTACGCCGAAGAGGCCGGCATCAAGTCCGCCACCTTCGAGGTGAACGCGCCGTACGCCTTCGGCACCCTCAGCGTCGAGGCCGGCACCCACCGGCTGGTGCGGATGAGCCCGTTCAACTCCGCGGGCAAGCGCCAGACCTCCTTCGCCGCCGTCGAGGTGGTACCGCTGATCGAGCAGGCCGAGGCCGTGGAGATCCCCGACAACGACATCCGGGTCGACGTGTTCCGCTCCAGCGGCCCCGGCGGCCAGTCGGTCAACACCACCGACTCCGCCGTGCGCATCACCCACCTGCCCACCGGCCTGGTGGTGAGCTGCCAGAACGAGAAGAGCCAGATCCAGAACCGTGCCGCGGCCATGCGGGTGCTGGCCTCCCGGCTGCTGCTGCTGCAGCGTGAGCAGGAAGCGGCCACCAAGAAGGAATTCGCCGGCATCATCACCGCCAGCTGGGGTGACCAGATGCGCAGTTACGTGCTCGCTCCGTACCAGATGGTCAAGGACCTGCGCACCGAGTACGAGGTCAACAACCCGTCCAACGTCTTTGACGGCGACCTGGACGGATTCATCGCCGCGGGCATCCGGTGGCGCAAAACCCCGACCGATTAA
- a CDS encoding MFS transporter, with protein MSTDRPFSLRGVALAAFLPTMLFSIGEGAMIPLIPLVADSLGASLAFAGFIAAMVMVGELVGDIPSGAVVSRFGERNSMIGASLLAILAVLVCIVAPNPVVLLVGIFLIGLATAVFALARHAFMTSYVPVAYRARALSTLGGVFRAGWFVGPFIAAGVIQLTGSTTAVFWVFIVCCLAAAVVLMLLPDPSSTFASAAPGAPTGTTVRTAGEDEAKAETTGLFATIWRYRGVLLRLGTGAGLVGAMRATRTVMLPLWAVSIGINEPDTALIIGIAGGIDFALFYASGQIMDRFGRMWTAIPSMIGLGIGMVALSFTHDLPDNVAWFIAVAMFLSLANGIGSGLLMTLGADLAPATGPAPFLGAWRFTADFGSAAAPLAVAGMTAVLSLSVASGVMGIVGLLGAGVLWRYIPRYAPRHPRFFPRER; from the coding sequence ATGAGTACCGACCGCCCCTTCAGCCTCCGGGGAGTGGCTCTCGCGGCGTTCCTGCCCACCATGCTCTTCTCGATCGGCGAGGGCGCGATGATCCCGCTGATCCCGCTGGTGGCCGACAGCCTCGGTGCCTCCCTCGCGTTTGCCGGATTCATCGCGGCCATGGTGATGGTCGGCGAACTCGTCGGGGACATTCCCAGCGGCGCGGTCGTGTCGCGCTTCGGCGAGCGGAACTCGATGATCGGCGCGTCGCTGCTGGCGATCCTTGCCGTGCTGGTCTGCATCGTCGCCCCCAACCCGGTCGTCCTGCTGGTCGGCATCTTCCTCATCGGCCTGGCCACCGCCGTTTTCGCCCTGGCCCGGCACGCCTTCATGACCAGCTACGTACCCGTGGCCTACCGGGCCAGGGCCCTCTCCACCCTCGGCGGCGTCTTCCGGGCCGGCTGGTTCGTCGGCCCGTTCATCGCGGCCGGCGTCATCCAGCTCACCGGCAGCACCACCGCGGTCTTCTGGGTGTTCATCGTCTGCTGCCTGGCGGCGGCCGTGGTGCTGATGCTGCTGCCGGACCCCTCAAGCACCTTCGCCAGCGCAGCGCCCGGAGCACCCACCGGCACCACCGTGCGCACGGCCGGAGAGGACGAAGCCAAGGCGGAGACCACCGGCCTGTTCGCCACCATCTGGCGCTACCGCGGCGTGCTGCTACGACTCGGCACGGGCGCGGGCCTCGTCGGCGCGATGCGCGCCACCCGCACGGTGATGCTGCCGCTCTGGGCGGTCAGCATCGGCATCAACGAGCCGGACACGGCCCTGATCATCGGCATCGCCGGCGGCATCGATTTCGCCTTGTTCTACGCCAGCGGCCAGATCATGGACCGGTTCGGCCGGATGTGGACGGCGATCCCGTCGATGATCGGGCTGGGCATCGGCATGGTCGCCCTCTCGTTCACCCACGACCTGCCCGACAACGTGGCATGGTTCATCGCCGTGGCCATGTTCCTGTCGCTGGCCAACGGCATCGGCAGCGGTCTGCTGATGACCCTGGGCGCCGACCTGGCACCGGCAACCGGGCCGGCACCGTTCCTGGGTGCCTGGCGTTTCACCGCCGATTTCGGCAGCGCCGCCGCTCCCCTGGCCGTCGCCGGCATGACCGCGGTGTTGTCGCTGTCGGTGGCCAGTGGTGTCATGGGCATCGTGGGGCTCCTCGGCGCCGGGGTGCTCTGGCGCTACATTCCCCGGTACGCACCGCGCCACCCTCGTTTTTTCCCGAGAGAAAGATAG
- a CDS encoding nitroreductase family deazaflavin-dependent oxidoreductase, which yields MPLHGEYQPSPEKWVRDQVDLYETSGGTAGTTMRGMPVIVLSTVGAKSGKIRKAPLMRVEHDGRYAAVASLGGSPKNPVWYANVLAHPLVEVQDGPIRQDMRAREITGEEKALWWERAVAAYPDYADYQKKTDRVIPVFLLEPLS from the coding sequence ATGCCCCTGCACGGCGAGTACCAGCCCAGCCCTGAGAAGTGGGTCCGCGATCAGGTCGACCTCTACGAGACCTCTGGCGGCACCGCGGGCACCACAATGCGCGGGATGCCCGTGATCGTGCTGAGCACCGTCGGAGCGAAGTCCGGGAAGATCCGCAAGGCCCCGCTGATGCGAGTCGAGCACGACGGCCGGTACGCCGCCGTCGCATCGCTCGGCGGCAGCCCGAAGAACCCGGTCTGGTACGCCAACGTTCTCGCGCATCCGCTCGTGGAGGTGCAGGACGGCCCGATCAGGCAGGACATGCGGGCGCGGGAGATCACCGGCGAGGAGAAGGCACTGTGGTGGGAACGCGCGGTGGCCGCGTACCCGGACTATGCCGACTACCAAAAGAAGACCGACCGGGTCATCCCGGTGTTCCTGCTCGAGCCGTTGTCCTAG
- a CDS encoding pentapeptide repeat-containing protein — MARSKKRGPQLDRIILENLLDDDGALVGRGDDREAERFSRVDFSGRDLTGTSFTECELHAVDLNTTVLRGSSWSECIATELHAAVFSAPRSSWRDVRIEHSRLGSVEMYDANLRSVQIDGSKLDFVNLRNSTLTDVLISNCIIDELDLSSAVVQRLELHDCRIGTLDVAGARLTDVDLRSSDFSAIHSLEGLKGATIDDAQLSMLAPLLAAHLGILVE, encoded by the coding sequence GTGGCCCGCTCCAAGAAGCGCGGCCCGCAACTGGACCGCATCATTCTCGAGAACCTGCTGGACGACGACGGCGCCCTGGTGGGGCGCGGCGACGACAGGGAGGCCGAGCGGTTCAGCCGGGTGGATTTCTCCGGCCGGGACCTCACCGGCACGAGCTTCACCGAGTGCGAGTTGCACGCCGTGGACCTGAATACCACGGTGCTGCGCGGCAGCTCCTGGTCGGAATGCATCGCCACCGAACTGCACGCCGCGGTGTTCAGCGCACCCCGGTCGTCCTGGCGGGACGTGCGCATCGAGCATTCCAGGCTCGGTTCGGTGGAGATGTACGACGCGAACCTGCGCAGCGTTCAGATCGACGGTTCGAAGCTGGACTTCGTGAACCTGCGGAATTCCACGCTCACGGACGTGCTGATCAGCAACTGCATCATCGACGAGCTCGACCTGTCCAGTGCCGTCGTGCAGCGGCTGGAACTGCACGACTGCCGCATCGGCACGCTCGACGTGGCCGGCGCCCGCCTCACCGACGTCGACCTGCGCTCGAGCGACTTCTCGGCCATCCACAGCCTTGAGGGCCTCAAGGGCGCCACCATCGACGACGCTCAGCTGTCGATGCTGGCGCCGCTGTTGGCCGCGCACCTCGGCATCCTGGTCGAATAG
- the glpX gene encoding class II fructose-bisphosphatase produces MVNTEHASLYLHPDRNLGMELVRATEAAAIRAVPFIGRGDKNAADGAAVDAMRKFLGTVDFDGVVVIGEGEKDDAPMLYNGEHVGSGRGPSCDIAVDPIDGTSLTANGRQNALSMIAVADRGSMYDPSAVFYMDKIVTGWEGHGVVDLRQPIGENIRALAKAKGKDVADMTIAILDRPRHAGLIDEVRAAGAGTRLMLDGDVAGGINAALSETRIDMCVGIGGTPEGIITACALKALGGFIQARLHPKDDDEAQKAIDAGHDLERILGVDDLVTSDNTYFVATGVTDGQLVGGVRKMGPKIRTESIVLRGKSGTIRRVVAEHLAEKWL; encoded by the coding sequence ATGGTGAATACCGAACACGCTTCGCTCTACCTGCACCCCGACCGCAACCTCGGCATGGAGTTGGTGCGGGCCACCGAGGCCGCCGCCATCCGTGCGGTGCCGTTCATCGGCCGGGGCGACAAGAACGCCGCCGACGGTGCCGCGGTCGACGCCATGCGCAAGTTCCTCGGCACGGTCGATTTCGACGGCGTTGTCGTCATCGGCGAGGGCGAGAAGGACGACGCCCCCATGCTCTACAACGGCGAGCACGTCGGCAGTGGCCGCGGGCCGTCGTGCGACATCGCGGTCGACCCGATCGACGGCACCTCGCTCACGGCCAACGGCCGCCAGAACGCGCTGAGCATGATCGCCGTCGCCGACCGCGGCAGCATGTACGACCCCAGCGCCGTGTTCTACATGGACAAGATCGTCACCGGCTGGGAGGGCCACGGTGTTGTGGACCTGCGCCAGCCGATCGGCGAGAACATCCGCGCCCTCGCCAAGGCCAAGGGCAAGGACGTGGCCGACATGACCATCGCCATCCTCGACCGTCCGCGCCACGCGGGCCTGATCGACGAGGTGCGCGCCGCGGGAGCCGGCACCCGCCTGATGCTCGACGGCGACGTGGCCGGCGGCATCAACGCTGCGCTGAGCGAGACCCGCATCGACATGTGCGTGGGCATCGGCGGCACCCCGGAGGGCATCATCACCGCGTGCGCACTCAAGGCGCTCGGTGGGTTCATCCAGGCCCGGCTGCACCCCAAGGACGACGACGAGGCGCAGAAGGCCATCGACGCGGGCCATGACCTCGAGCGGATCCTGGGCGTGGACGACCTCGTCACCAGCGACAACACCTACTTCGTGGCCACGGGCGTCACCGACGGCCAGTTGGTCGGCGGGGTGCGCAAGATGGGCCCGAAGATCCGCACAGAGTCCATCGTGCTGCGAGGCAAGAGCGGCACCATTCGCCGGGTCGTGGCCGAGCACCTCGCGGAGAAGTGGCTCTAG
- the fbaA gene encoding class II fructose-bisphosphate aldolase, which produces MPIATPDQYAEMLNKAKSKGFAYPAFNVSSSQSINAVLQGLTEAGSDGIIQVTTGGADYFAGHTVKNRAAGALAFAKFAHAVADNYPVTVALHTDHCPKGALDDFVLPLISASETAVADGFNPIFQSHMWDGSAIALDENLEIAKGIITRTKAINAILEVEIGAVGGEEDGVEGDINDNLYTTFDDTVKMIEALGLGEQGRYMAALTFGNVHGVYKPGNVKLRPELLAEIQESVAAKYGTSALPLDLVFHGGSGSTDAEIAEAVANGVVKMNVDTDTQYAFTRAIADYMLKNYDGVLKVDGEVGNKKLYDPRAWGKVAETAMAARVAQATRQLGSAGHSNS; this is translated from the coding sequence ATGCCCATCGCAACCCCAGACCAATACGCCGAAATGCTGAACAAGGCCAAGTCGAAGGGGTTCGCGTACCCCGCATTCAACGTTTCCTCCTCGCAGTCGATCAACGCCGTTCTCCAGGGCCTGACCGAAGCCGGCTCGGACGGCATCATCCAGGTGACCACCGGAGGCGCCGACTACTTCGCCGGCCACACCGTCAAGAACCGCGCCGCCGGCGCCCTCGCGTTCGCCAAGTTCGCGCACGCCGTTGCCGACAACTACCCCGTCACCGTTGCCCTGCACACCGACCACTGCCCCAAGGGCGCACTGGACGACTTCGTCCTGCCGCTGATCTCGGCCTCCGAGACCGCAGTCGCCGACGGCTTCAACCCAATCTTCCAGTCGCACATGTGGGACGGCTCCGCCATCGCGCTCGACGAGAACCTGGAGATCGCCAAGGGCATCATCACCCGTACCAAGGCGATCAACGCCATCCTCGAGGTCGAGATCGGCGCCGTCGGCGGCGAAGAAGACGGCGTTGAGGGCGACATCAACGACAACCTGTACACAACCTTCGACGACACCGTCAAGATGATCGAAGCCCTCGGCCTCGGCGAGCAGGGCCGTTACATGGCCGCCCTGACCTTCGGCAACGTGCACGGCGTGTACAAGCCCGGCAACGTCAAGCTGCGCCCGGAGCTCCTTGCGGAGATCCAGGAGAGCGTCGCCGCCAAGTACGGCACCAGCGCCCTGCCGCTCGACCTCGTCTTCCACGGCGGCTCCGGCTCGACCGACGCCGAGATCGCGGAAGCCGTTGCCAACGGCGTCGTGAAGATGAACGTCGACACCGACACCCAGTACGCGTTCACCCGCGCCATCGCCGACTACATGCTGAAGAACTACGACGGCGTGCTCAAGGTCGACGGTGAAGTGGGCAACAAGAAGCTGTACGACCCTCGCGCTTGGGGCAAGGTTGCCGAGACGGCCATGGCCGCCCGCGTCGCCCAGGCCACCCGCCAGCTCGGCTCCGCCGGACACTCCAACAGCTAG
- a CDS encoding DUF6264 family protein, whose amino-acid sequence MTMAENAPDQSPATPPVDYRPQPRYGELAPEGWTWTPPQDEHAPADSAVVSPEPVQAPVTPGRAVPSSAPGSAPTWDRPVTLSLLILGVLGAFFTISILGSMPEALQTLYTQASLGDYTAADSVGAIITGGSIGLGVLWLATATVSTMLLLRGRRAFYVPIVGGVVAFVLLVAVTAVVLAGDPALLDYFSRP is encoded by the coding sequence ATGACGATGGCAGAGAACGCTCCAGACCAGTCGCCGGCGACCCCGCCGGTGGACTACCGCCCCCAGCCCCGCTACGGCGAGCTGGCCCCGGAGGGCTGGACCTGGACCCCGCCGCAGGACGAACACGCGCCCGCGGACTCTGCCGTCGTCAGCCCGGAACCGGTCCAGGCCCCCGTGACCCCTGGCCGTGCCGTACCGAGCTCGGCACCAGGATCGGCACCGACCTGGGACCGACCCGTCACCCTCAGCCTGCTGATCCTGGGGGTGCTCGGCGCGTTCTTCACCATCTCGATCCTCGGCTCGATGCCGGAGGCCTTGCAGACGCTCTACACGCAGGCGAGCCTGGGCGATTACACCGCCGCCGACTCGGTCGGCGCGATCATCACCGGCGGCAGCATCGGCCTCGGCGTGCTCTGGCTGGCCACCGCCACGGTCTCGACCATGCTGCTGCTCCGTGGCCGCCGGGCGTTCTACGTTCCGATCGTCGGCGGCGTCGTCGCTTTCGTGCTGCTGGTCGCGGTCACCGCCGTTGTGCTCGCCGGCGATCCGGCACTGCTCGACTACTTCAGCCGGCCGTAA
- a CDS encoding 4-hydroxy-3-methylbut-2-enyl diphosphate reductase, producing MPRIPSLANRLKDTPVEGPKKVLLAAPRGYCAGVDRAVIAVEKALELYGAPVYVRKQIVHNTHVVSELEKKGAIFVEEVDEVPTGSHIVFSAHGVSPAVVNAAAERGLSAIDATCPLVTKVHREAVRFARDDFEILLIGHEGHEEVEGTAGEAPEHTTLVGSPDEADTITVRDPNKVVWLSQTTLSVDETMETVRRLRARFPNLQDPPSDDICYATQNRQVAIKKVARDSDLVIVVGSANSSNSVRLVEVALEYGAKAAYRVDYANEVKQEWLDGVNTVGVTSGASVPEELVEELLRDLADAGYGDVEQVKTAEEDLLFSLPKELRKDLQGKTDARALGGRVSQPE from the coding sequence ATGCCCAGAATTCCGAGCCTGGCCAACAGGCTCAAGGATACCCCGGTGGAAGGGCCGAAAAAGGTGCTGCTCGCGGCCCCACGCGGCTACTGCGCCGGCGTGGACCGCGCCGTCATCGCCGTCGAGAAGGCCCTCGAGCTGTACGGCGCCCCCGTGTACGTGCGCAAACAGATTGTGCACAACACCCACGTGGTCAGCGAACTCGAGAAGAAGGGTGCCATCTTCGTCGAAGAAGTGGATGAGGTTCCCACCGGTTCGCATATCGTCTTCAGCGCCCACGGCGTGTCGCCGGCCGTGGTCAACGCCGCCGCTGAGCGCGGCCTGTCGGCCATCGACGCCACCTGCCCGTTGGTCACCAAGGTGCACCGCGAGGCCGTGCGCTTCGCCAGGGACGATTTCGAGATCTTGCTGATCGGCCACGAGGGTCACGAAGAGGTCGAGGGCACCGCCGGCGAAGCGCCGGAGCACACGACCCTGGTCGGCAGCCCCGATGAAGCCGACACCATCACCGTGCGCGACCCGAACAAGGTGGTCTGGTTATCGCAGACCACGCTGAGCGTCGACGAGACCATGGAGACCGTCCGGCGCCTGCGGGCCCGGTTCCCCAACCTGCAGGACCCGCCCAGCGACGACATCTGCTACGCCACCCAGAACCGTCAGGTGGCCATCAAGAAGGTCGCCCGCGACTCCGACCTGGTCATCGTCGTCGGATCGGCCAACTCGTCCAACTCGGTGCGTCTGGTGGAGGTGGCGCTGGAATACGGCGCCAAGGCCGCCTACCGGGTGGACTACGCCAACGAAGTGAAGCAGGAATGGCTCGACGGAGTGAACACCGTCGGCGTCACCAGCGGGGCCTCCGTGCCGGAGGAACTGGTGGAGGAACTGCTGCGCGACCTGGCCGATGCCGGCTACGGAGACGTGGAGCAGGTCAAGACCGCTGAGGAAGATCTGCTCTTCTCGCTACCCAAGGAACTGCGTAAGGATCTGCAGGGCAAGACCGACGCGCGGGCGCTCGGTGGCCGGGTCAGCCAGCCCGAGTAG